From a region of the Odoribacter splanchnicus DSM 20712 genome:
- a CDS encoding PKD-like domain-containing protein, which produces MHRFHYFIISACMLFTSCNKDEVITEEVGGQPIIELDSETGIYTVKVDHELTIAPTYQNVEDALFAWTIDGTLVSSGPSLQRTWNECGDFYVKLRVDNAEGYAEEELKVEVKELTPPVISLALPSQGLKVVRNTDYTFTPDIQHSDVEGFKIEWVREGKIVSTENTYTFNEKELGVYTVTINASNIDGTTTKDVSVEVVETMPYVVKFPTPSYLQTSTDRYTFADRPVFLRPLLEYFDNPRFEWSVDGQVMEGEVERMFKFTPSAPGEYTVSCTVSEDTPTEKISRNIDKGKTAVTATVKVVCVDKKEQDGFRASGSSKLWNKVYEYTPAPGQFINETSTIGGMTGNETSPEAAVAWATQRLKDKLHVSLGSFGGYIIVGFDHSIPNSGNQYDFCVQGNAFDGSSEPGIVWVMQDINGNGLPDDEWYELKGSEAGKEETIQNFEVTYYRPEGKKMDVQWISSDGRNGWVDYLSAYHTQDYYYPAWISENSYTLTGTCLAARNTQDSQTGYWDNQSYDWGYVDNFGNDQIEGGSTVDGSGQRNGFKISNAIHADGTEANLQYIDFIKIQCGVLAKSGWLGEVSTEVFSFEDLTK; this is translated from the coding sequence TGCTGTTCACCTCCTGCAACAAGGATGAAGTCATTACCGAAGAAGTAGGAGGACAACCTATAATAGAACTTGACAGCGAGACCGGTATTTACACGGTCAAGGTCGATCACGAATTGACTATCGCCCCGACATACCAGAATGTTGAAGATGCTCTTTTTGCTTGGACGATAGACGGTACGCTGGTTTCTTCGGGTCCGTCTCTTCAACGTACATGGAATGAATGCGGGGATTTTTATGTCAAACTAAGAGTAGACAATGCGGAAGGCTATGCCGAAGAGGAACTGAAAGTAGAAGTGAAAGAACTCACCCCTCCGGTCATCTCACTGGCACTACCTTCGCAGGGGCTAAAAGTCGTCCGGAATACCGATTACACATTTACTCCCGATATTCAGCATTCGGATGTCGAAGGGTTCAAAATCGAATGGGTACGGGAAGGAAAAATCGTTTCCACCGAGAATACTTATACTTTCAATGAAAAAGAACTCGGTGTTTATACGGTGACAATCAACGCTTCCAATATAGATGGGACAACAACGAAAGACGTAAGCGTAGAGGTCGTGGAAACGATGCCCTACGTTGTCAAATTCCCGACCCCGTCTTACCTGCAAACATCCACGGACAGGTACACTTTTGCCGACCGTCCTGTTTTCCTGCGTCCGTTGTTGGAGTATTTCGACAATCCCCGTTTTGAGTGGAGTGTGGACGGTCAGGTCATGGAAGGAGAAGTGGAACGCATGTTCAAGTTCACGCCGTCCGCACCCGGAGAATACACCGTCTCCTGTACTGTGTCGGAAGACACACCGACGGAAAAAATAAGCAGGAATATCGACAAAGGGAAAACGGCTGTCACTGCCACCGTAAAAGTCGTTTGTGTGGACAAAAAGGAACAAGACGGCTTCCGGGCTTCGGGAAGTTCCAAGCTCTGGAATAAAGTCTATGAATATACCCCAGCTCCCGGCCAATTTATCAACGAGACGAGCACGATAGGCGGTATGACCGGCAACGAAACATCCCCTGAAGCGGCTGTCGCATGGGCAACACAGCGTTTGAAAGACAAACTGCACGTCTCTTTAGGTTCTTTCGGGGGTTATATCATCGTCGGCTTCGACCACAGTATTCCCAATTCGGGTAACCAATATGATTTCTGTGTTCAGGGGAACGCCTTTGACGGCAGTTCCGAACCGGGTATCGTATGGGTCATGCAAGATATAAACGGAAACGGATTGCCGGATGACGAGTGGTACGAACTGAAAGGATCTGAAGCAGGCAAGGAAGAAACAATACAGAATTTTGAAGTGACCTATTACCGTCCGGAAGGCAAAAAAATGGATGTCCAATGGATCAGTTCCGACGGTAGAAACGGCTGGGTAGACTATCTGTCCGCTTATCATACACAAGACTATTATTATCCGGCTTGGATTTCGGAAAACAGTTATACCCTGACAGGCACTTGTCTGGCCGCCCGCAACACCCAAGATTCTCAAACCGGTTATTGGGATAATCAGAGTTATGACTGGGGGTACGTGGATAATTTCGGAAACGACCAGATAGAAGGCGGCAGTACGGTGGATGGAAGCGGACAAAGGAACGGTTTCAAAATTTCCAATGCCATCCATGCCGATGGAACGGAAGCCAATCTGCAATATATTGACTTTATCAAAATACAATGCGGTGTTCTGGCCAAAAGCGGCTGGCTGGGCGAAGTTTCTACGGAGGTATTTTCTTTTGAGGATCTAACCAAATAA